The Meiothermus ruber DSM 1279 genome includes the window ATGCCCGCTACCACCACCTGCTTACCATCGCACAGCGCGTCCACGTCGAGCTCGAGGGCGTTTTCTAGATACTGATCCAGGAGAATCGAGGGCCGCTCGGCCAGCGCCGCGTAGATGCCGCTCAGATACCAGCGCAGCTCCTCGGGGTTGCGCACCACCTGCATGGCCCGCCCCCCCAGCACGTAGCTGGGCCGGGCCATCAGGGGATAGCCCAGGGTTTCGGCCAGTTTGAGGGCCTCCTCGGGGGTGCGGGCCACCGCGCCTTTGGGCTGGGGGATGCCCAGCGCGGCGCAGAGCTGGTTGAACTCGGCCCGGTCTTCGGCTTTGTGGATGGCTTCCCAGCTCGTCCCCAGCAGCGGCACGCCGGCCTCGGCCAGCTTTTTAGCCAGCTTGAGGGGGGTCTGGCCGCCCAGGGTAGCGATGACCCCAATGGGTTTCTCGTGCTCGGCCAGGTTGAGCACATCCTCCAGGGTAAGGGGTTCGAAGTAGAGGCGGTCGGCGGTGTCGTAGTCGGTGGAGACGGTCTCGGGGTTGGAGTTGACCATGATGGTCTCGTAGCCCCGTGCCCCGGCCTCGCCGGGCCGCTCAGGCGGTATCGCTGCTTCGCGCAGAGCCCAGACCGCGTGCACGGTGGCGTAGTCGAACTCCACCCCCTGCCCGATGCGGATGGGGCCGCTGCCCAGAATAACTACCTTGGGTTTGGAGGTTGGGCGCACCTCGTCTTCCAGCTCGTAGGTGCTGTAGTGGTAGGGGGTGTAGGCCTCGAACTCGGCGGCGCAGGTGTCCACGGTTTTATAAACCGGCTTGCAGCCCGCCGCCAGGCGCTGTTTGCGGGCCGCGGCCTCGGAAACCCCCAGCAGCTCGCCCACTCGAGCATCCGAGAGGCCCAGGCCCTTGACGTAACGCCAGTCCTCGAGGTCTTCCAGGCGGTGCGGCTCGGTCTCGAGGTCGTGTTCGGCCTCCACCACCTCTTTGAGCTGGGTCAGGAACCAGGGCTCGATCTTGGTTTTTTCGTAAAGGTGGTCTACCTGCACGCCCCGCCGCAGCAGTTCCAGGACTGCATAAATTCGCGTGGGGCTGGGGTAGAGCCGGGCCTCCAGCTCCTCGGTGGTAAGGCCCGAGAACTCCGAGCGCACATCGGCCTCGAGGCTCCTGAGGGCCTTGCCAAAGGACTCCTTGAAGGTGCGGCCAATGGCCATCACCTCGCCCACGCTTTTCATCTGGGTACCCAGCCGGTCGGAAAAGCCGCCGGGGTTGGTGTTGGGCAGGGTGCTGAACTTCTCAAAGGCGAAGCGGGGAATCTTGGTGACCACGTAATCAATGGTGGGCTCAAAGCTGGCCGGGGTTTTCTGGGTGATGTCGTTGGGAATTTCGTCCAGGGTGTAGCCCACCGCCAGCAGCGCGGCAATTTTGGCGATGGGGAAGCCGGTGGCCTTGGAGGCCAGGGCGCTGGAGCGGGAAACCCGCGGGTTCATCTCGATCACGATCATCCGCCCGCTCTTGGGGTCAATGGCGAACTGGATGTTGGAGCCCCCGGTCTCCACCCCAATCTCGCGGATGATGGCGATGGCCGCGTCGCGCATGCGCTGGTACTCCACGTCCGAGAGGGTCTGGGCCGGGGCCACGGTGATGGAGTCGCCGGTGTGCACGCCCATGGGATCCAGGTTCTCGATGGAGGTGATGATCACCACGGTATCGTTCTTGTCGCGCATGACCTCGAGCTCGTACTCCTTCCAGCCCACGATGCTCTCCTCCACCAGGGCGGAGTGGGTGGGGGAGAGCGAAAGCCCCCGGCTCAGGATTTCCACAAACTCGGCTTCGTTTTCGGCGATGCCGCCGCCGGTGCCCCCCAGGGTGAAGCTGGGCCGCACCACCACCGGATAGCCCGTCACCTCGCGGGCAAAGGCCAGCCCCTCTTCCAGGCTGTGCACCATCTTGCCCCTGGGCACATCCACGCCAA containing:
- the carB gene encoding carbamoyl-phosphate synthase large subunit, producing MPARTDLKKIMIIGSGPITIGQAAEFDYSGTQAVKALRSVGYQVVLVNSNPATIMTDPELAEGTYLEPLTVEFLEKIIAAERPDALLPTLGGQTALNLSMALYEQGILEKYGVELIGANAAAIKKGEDREEFQKAMLKIGVDVPRGKMVHSLEEGLAFAREVTGYPVVVRPSFTLGGTGGGIAENEAEFVEILSRGLSLSPTHSALVEESIVGWKEYELEVMRDKNDTVVIITSIENLDPMGVHTGDSITVAPAQTLSDVEYQRMRDAAIAIIREIGVETGGSNIQFAIDPKSGRMIVIEMNPRVSRSSALASKATGFPIAKIAALLAVGYTLDEIPNDITQKTPASFEPTIDYVVTKIPRFAFEKFSTLPNTNPGGFSDRLGTQMKSVGEVMAIGRTFKESFGKALRSLEADVRSEFSGLTTEELEARLYPSPTRIYAVLELLRRGVQVDHLYEKTKIEPWFLTQLKEVVEAEHDLETEPHRLEDLEDWRYVKGLGLSDARVGELLGVSEAAARKQRLAAGCKPVYKTVDTCAAEFEAYTPYHYSTYELEDEVRPTSKPKVVILGSGPIRIGQGVEFDYATVHAVWALREAAIPPERPGEAGARGYETIMVNSNPETVSTDYDTADRLYFEPLTLEDVLNLAEHEKPIGVIATLGGQTPLKLAKKLAEAGVPLLGTSWEAIHKAEDRAEFNQLCAALGIPQPKGAVARTPEEALKLAETLGYPLMARPSYVLGGRAMQVVRNPEELRWYLSGIYAALAERPSILLDQYLENALELDVDALCDGKQVVVAGIMEHIERAGVHSGDSATILPPISLTPEQLETVKAYTRKLALAVGVRGLINVQYAIKDGVVYILEANPRASRTVPFVSKAIGHPLAKYAALIAVGHTLEELGFTQDPTPSFYAVKEVLIPWLKFPGVIPVLGPEMRSTGESMGIDTDPYLAYYRAELGVGQRLPLSGKVRFIGAEQLKPDWEAAGFEVSEGDYDLLIALTPDPELRRAVETGKPFITTLEGARWSLEAILRARHSNLPVRSLQAWHGR